The proteins below are encoded in one region of Pontibacter deserti:
- a CDS encoding YpdA family putative bacillithiol disulfide reductase, producing the protein MVNLKTFDILIIGGGPIGLACGLEAKRAGLTYLIVEKGCVVNSLFNYPLNMTFFSTADRLEIGGYPFPSIHPKPNRAEALEYYRKVAETGDLEINLFEEVLAVSPESEDLYLVSTSKANYKSKHIIVATGFYDIPNLLNIKGEELPKVRHYYYDPHYYYKQKVLVIGANNSAADVALETYRKGAEVTLVVREPELGSIKYWVKPDLENRIAEGAVKAYFSSRLLEIREDEADIDTPDGVITIANDFVMAMTGYQPNFTFLKKLGIELSHDALKHPTHNPETMETNMPRIYLAGVVCGGMDTRVWFIENSREHAVKIVKHITGNKV; encoded by the coding sequence ATAGTAAACTTGAAGACGTTCGATATACTTATAATCGGTGGCGGCCCCATAGGGCTGGCCTGCGGACTGGAAGCTAAAAGAGCCGGCCTTACTTACCTGATCGTGGAGAAAGGCTGCGTAGTTAATTCGCTGTTTAACTACCCGCTCAACATGACTTTTTTCTCTACTGCCGACAGGCTGGAAATCGGTGGTTATCCTTTCCCGAGCATCCACCCGAAGCCAAACCGTGCCGAAGCACTGGAATATTACCGTAAAGTAGCGGAAACAGGTGATCTGGAAATTAACCTTTTTGAAGAAGTACTGGCTGTATCTCCTGAATCAGAAGATCTATACTTAGTGAGCACAAGCAAAGCCAACTATAAATCGAAACACATTATAGTTGCTACAGGCTTTTATGATATCCCGAACCTGCTGAACATTAAGGGAGAAGAGCTGCCAAAAGTACGCCATTATTATTACGACCCGCATTACTACTACAAGCAAAAAGTACTGGTGATAGGGGCCAACAACTCTGCCGCCGATGTAGCCCTGGAAACTTACCGGAAAGGTGCCGAAGTAACATTGGTAGTGCGGGAGCCGGAACTGGGAAGTATAAAGTACTGGGTAAAACCTGACCTGGAGAATAGAATTGCAGAAGGAGCAGTAAAAGCTTATTTCAGTTCGCGGTTGCTGGAGATACGCGAAGATGAAGCAGATATTGATACTCCGGACGGCGTGATAACTATAGCCAACGATTTTGTAATGGCCATGACAGGTTACCAACCGAACTTCACTTTCCTGAAAAAGCTCGGAATAGAGCTGAGCCACGACGCACTGAAACACCCTACGCACAACCCTGAAACCATGGAAACAAATATGCCTCGTATCTACCTGGCAGGTGTGGTTTGCGGCGGCATGGATACAAGAGTATGGTTTATTGAGAACTCCCGTGAACACGCCGTAAAGATCGTGAAGCATATTACAGGCAACAAAGTATAA
- a CDS encoding helix-turn-helix transcriptional regulator, which produces MKNTLKVQRAIHNLTQEELAKKIGVSRQTINAMELSKYVPSTVLALKLARVFDQKVEDIFTLEEDD; this is translated from the coding sequence ATGAAAAATACGTTAAAAGTGCAACGGGCCATTCATAACCTGACCCAGGAAGAACTGGCCAAAAAAATAGGCGTAAGCAGGCAAACTATAAATGCCATGGAGCTGAGCAAGTATGTGCCCTCAACGGTGCTGGCGCTTAAGCTGGCGCGTGTGTTCGATCAGAAAGTAGAAGATATTTTTACGCTGGAAGAAGATGATTAA
- a CDS encoding GNAT family N-acetyltransferase, translating to MILNKPVESLPVAPDLYLRPVTVADAPALFRIIDSQRPYLREWLPFVDLTRQVSDTTLYLQTITLSTTDKVFVILVDEVVSGLIGFKSIEMFNRKLEVGYWLSQHQQGKGIMRRCCSRLIKYAFEELRMNRIQLKVSPENHPSRNIPRKLGFTLEGIEREGELLNGNFHDLEVYSLLKKEWQAQQPV from the coding sequence ATGATTTTAAATAAACCTGTCGAATCCTTACCTGTAGCTCCGGATCTATACCTGCGCCCGGTAACCGTAGCTGATGCACCGGCTTTGTTCAGGATCATAGATAGTCAGCGCCCGTACCTGCGTGAGTGGCTGCCTTTTGTTGACCTTACCCGACAGGTTTCTGATACTACTTTATACCTGCAAACCATAACCTTAAGCACCACCGACAAAGTTTTTGTAATACTGGTTGATGAGGTCGTATCGGGGCTGATCGGGTTTAAAAGTATAGAGATGTTTAACCGGAAACTGGAAGTTGGCTATTGGCTGAGCCAGCACCAGCAGGGCAAAGGGATAATGCGCCGCTGTTGCAGCCGGCTGATAAAGTATGCATTTGAAGAGCTCCGGATGAATCGTATTCAGCTTAAAGTTTCTCCAGAAAATCACCCTAGCCGCAATATCCCCAGAAAATTAGGTTTTACGCTGGAAGGTATAGAACGTGAAGGCGAACTCCTGAACGGCAATTTCCATGATCTGGAAGTATACAGCCTGCTTAAAAAAGAATGGCAAGCGCAACAGCCGGTTTAA